The following proteins are co-located in the Colius striatus isolate bColStr4 chromosome 6, bColStr4.1.hap1, whole genome shotgun sequence genome:
- the FCF1 gene encoding rRNA-processing protein FCF1 homolog isoform X2, which translates to MGKQKKARKYAVMKRMISLRDQRINEKDRAKVLVKKKEDPSAIKEREVPQHPSCLFFQYNTQLGPPYHILVDTNFINFSIKAKLDLVQSMMDCLYAKCIPCITDCVMGEIEKLGQKYRVALRIAKDPRFERLPCMHKGTYADDCLVQRVTQHKCYIVATVDKELKRRIRKIPGVPIMYISRHRYNIERMPDDYGAPRF; encoded by the exons ATG GGGAAGCAGAAGAAGGCGCGGAAGTACGCGGTCATGAAGCGCATGATCAGCCTCCGGGACCAGCGCAT CAACGAAAAGGACCGGGCCAAAGTCCTcgtaaagaagaaagaagaccCGAGTGCCATCAAGGAGCGGGAGGT CCCCCAGCATCCCTCTTGCTTGTTCTTCCAGTATAATACACAGCTGGGCCCCCCTTATCACATCCTTGTTGACACAAACTTCATCAACTTCTCCATAAAAGCCAAGCTGGACCTCGTGCAGTCAATGATGGACTGTCTCTATGCCAAGT GTATTCCATGCATCACAGATTGTGTCATGGGGGAAATTGAGAAGTTGGGACAGAAGTACCGTGTGGCGTTAAG AATTGCCAAGGACCCTCGTTTCGAACGCTTGCCATGTATGCACAAAGGAACCTATGCAGACGACTGCTTGGTACAGAGGGTCACTCAG CACAAGTGTTACATTGTGGCCACAGTGGACAAAGAGCTCAAGCGGAGAATACGGAAAATCCCAGGAGTACCTATAATGTATATTTCCCGGCACAG ATACAATATCGAGAGGATGCCAGATGATTACGGAGCTCCTCGGTTCTAA
- the FCF1 gene encoding rRNA-processing protein FCF1 homolog isoform X1 yields MSVSLQGKQKKARKYAVMKRMISLRDQRINEKDRAKVLVKKKEDPSAIKEREVPQHPSCLFFQYNTQLGPPYHILVDTNFINFSIKAKLDLVQSMMDCLYAKCIPCITDCVMGEIEKLGQKYRVALRIAKDPRFERLPCMHKGTYADDCLVQRVTQHKCYIVATVDKELKRRIRKIPGVPIMYISRHRYNIERMPDDYGAPRF; encoded by the exons ATGTCCGTCTCCTTGCAGGGGAAGCAGAAGAAGGCGCGGAAGTACGCGGTCATGAAGCGCATGATCAGCCTCCGGGACCAGCGCAT CAACGAAAAGGACCGGGCCAAAGTCCTcgtaaagaagaaagaagaccCGAGTGCCATCAAGGAGCGGGAGGT CCCCCAGCATCCCTCTTGCTTGTTCTTCCAGTATAATACACAGCTGGGCCCCCCTTATCACATCCTTGTTGACACAAACTTCATCAACTTCTCCATAAAAGCCAAGCTGGACCTCGTGCAGTCAATGATGGACTGTCTCTATGCCAAGT GTATTCCATGCATCACAGATTGTGTCATGGGGGAAATTGAGAAGTTGGGACAGAAGTACCGTGTGGCGTTAAG AATTGCCAAGGACCCTCGTTTCGAACGCTTGCCATGTATGCACAAAGGAACCTATGCAGACGACTGCTTGGTACAGAGGGTCACTCAG CACAAGTGTTACATTGTGGCCACAGTGGACAAAGAGCTCAAGCGGAGAATACGGAAAATCCCAGGAGTACCTATAATGTATATTTCCCGGCACAG ATACAATATCGAGAGGATGCCAGATGATTACGGAGCTCCTCGGTTCTAA